In the Bacillus shivajii genome, one interval contains:
- a CDS encoding YfkD famly protein: protein MVKKGALCFLAFFMLVNVILMPPVFADDKDEEKEDHLLPDSAMEISKENTYPNPTQDLPRLKPSELAEELLDSTEINIENPELIKMFNESAVKGSKLALGMDVSIYLGQWPLAYESDETKINWDFEKVNTNMIDNRGGQEQKKVSYNQEQQKRIKGGLTADVPNGETVQKMMMMKAMEKTNLPLSFSTVIGYGTKTDRVYNVSPKTMGYLTAFAPAVNEKGKVTYGEVFLRMKSDKKWLEVKNVTQQGIGSWIPIQDHINLKFQTTNQPR from the coding sequence ATGGTGAAAAAAGGTGCTTTATGTTTTCTTGCATTCTTTATGCTTGTAAATGTTATTCTCATGCCACCTGTTTTTGCAGATGATAAGGACGAAGAGAAAGAGGACCACTTACTGCCAGATTCTGCGATGGAAATCTCGAAGGAGAACACATATCCGAATCCAACACAAGACTTACCGCGTCTAAAACCAAGTGAATTGGCAGAAGAGTTATTAGACTCAACGGAAATTAATATTGAAAATCCAGAGCTTATTAAAATGTTTAATGAGTCCGCCGTAAAAGGCTCTAAGCTAGCTTTAGGAATGGATGTTTCTATTTATTTAGGGCAATGGCCGCTGGCTTATGAATCAGATGAGACGAAAATTAACTGGGATTTTGAAAAAGTGAATACAAATATGATTGATAATCGTGGTGGACAAGAACAGAAAAAAGTGTCGTATAACCAAGAGCAGCAAAAAAGAATTAAAGGTGGCTTAACGGCAGATGTGCCAAATGGTGAAACAGTCCAAAAAATGATGATGATGAAAGCGATGGAAAAAACGAATTTGCCACTAAGCTTTTCAACGGTTATAGGCTACGGAACGAAAACAGATCGAGTGTATAACGTCTCGCCGAAAACGATGGGATATTTAACAGCTTTTGCACCAGCGGTGAATGAAAAAGGAAAAGTAACATATGGTGAAGTCTTCCTCCGGATGAAGAGTGATAAAAAGTGGTTAGAAGTAAAAAATGTGACCCAACAAGGAATCGGATCTTGGATACCGATCCAAGATCACATTAATTTGAAGTTTCAAACGACAAATCAACCAAGATAA
- a CDS encoding MFS transporter yields the protein MTSNQLTINPPNNNPNYRYWVLVGMVLIAGFSQGMLLPVLAVMLETAGVSSAANGLNAAALYIGIILVAPFIEKPVRKYGYKPVIALGLVILVVTLMLFPFWQSFWFWFVLRMAVGIADNLIHFSTQVWISSTSTKEKRGRQLAIYGLAFGMGFGLGPMMTRLLEVNDFLPFIIASAASIVAWVFMLFLKNEWPANDFETASQLGTLSRYKQVFKLAWFALLPGFCFGYMEASLHGNFPVYAMRFGLDIQFVTVFLLPSFVFGSLITQLPLGILSDKVGRSRVLHSLAFLGLILFFSMSFVEENQWMLWTLFTLAGMLLGSLFSLGIAYLADLLPANLLPTGNVMTGVLFATGSMIGPTIGGWLIEIVGQGAIYYSISAMLLFMFAAGMLFEKTKQHHHNDPANEAA from the coding sequence ATGACATCAAATCAGTTAACTATAAATCCTCCAAATAACAATCCGAATTATCGATATTGGGTTCTCGTTGGTATGGTGCTCATCGCAGGTTTTTCACAAGGAATGCTTCTTCCAGTACTTGCGGTGATGCTCGAAACAGCTGGTGTATCTTCAGCTGCTAACGGGCTTAATGCAGCTGCGCTATATATCGGAATTATATTAGTTGCACCTTTTATTGAAAAACCGGTTCGCAAATATGGATATAAACCTGTTATTGCGTTAGGCCTTGTCATTTTAGTCGTCACCCTCATGTTATTTCCATTTTGGCAATCCTTTTGGTTTTGGTTCGTATTAAGAATGGCAGTTGGTATTGCAGATAACTTGATTCACTTTTCTACACAAGTATGGATCAGTTCAACAAGTACGAAAGAAAAAAGAGGACGACAGCTTGCAATATATGGACTAGCCTTTGGGATGGGCTTCGGCCTTGGCCCTATGATGACAAGACTCCTTGAAGTTAATGACTTTTTACCATTTATTATCGCTTCAGCTGCGAGTATCGTAGCTTGGGTTTTCATGCTCTTTCTTAAAAATGAATGGCCGGCAAACGACTTTGAAACAGCGTCACAACTCGGAACGTTATCTCGTTATAAGCAAGTGTTTAAATTAGCATGGTTTGCCCTTCTTCCAGGATTTTGCTTTGGCTATATGGAAGCTTCTCTACACGGAAATTTCCCGGTATACGCGATGCGTTTCGGACTTGATATACAATTCGTTACAGTCTTTTTACTACCGAGCTTCGTGTTTGGCAGCTTAATAACACAGCTACCACTCGGAATACTAAGTGATAAAGTTGGCAGAAGTCGAGTTCTACATTCCCTTGCTTTTCTCGGTCTCATTCTCTTTTTCTCTATGAGTTTCGTTGAAGAAAACCAATGGATGCTTTGGACTCTGTTTACACTCGCAGGAATGTTGTTAGGCTCTCTTTTCTCTCTTGGAATTGCCTATTTAGCAGACCTTTTACCTGCAAACCTCCTTCCAACAGGAAATGTGATGACGGGCGTTCTGTTTGCGACCGGAAGTATGATCGGCCCAACTATTGGTGGGTGGCTCATTGAAATTGTTGGTCAAGGTGCGATATATTATTCCATTAGTGCCATGCTACTATTTATGTTTGCAGCCGGAATGCTATTTGAAAAAACAAAGCAGCACCACCACAACGATCCTGCAAATGAAGCTGCGTAA
- a CDS encoding MATE family efflux transporter — protein MEQKQYDFTEGSILKKMIFFSGPIFLANLLQVSYQLVDSLWVGNLLGTNALGAIAVSGTVVFTILSFIIGINTAALTVLSQYKGAKDDQGLRSSLNAFVVILGLMTLALGIFGFLMSGSILRWMGTPEDILPLATSYLKINFIGILFLFGYNFIATVLRALGDSKTPVRFVFLAVVLNAIFDPLFIAGFNMGIDGAAYATIVSQGTAFIYGLIYSIKKANVPFSMPTWPQMFLLKNIFKLGLPSGLSMMVISGGVLAIMTVVTSFGEEVVAGFGAAQRLDSLIMLPALTLGSAINSMAGQNIGARLWDRVNDIAKSGMLLIILVSFSIGAIVFFSAEAMISLFVQDEETIAFGKMYVQTIAFFYPFLGINFVLNGVVRAAGAMFQVFILNTISFWVLRYPLTYLFASMMGERGIAIGMAVSFVISSLIAAAYFLLGRWREIKVIEDGEEPQNN, from the coding sequence ATGGAACAAAAACAGTACGATTTTACAGAAGGTAGTATTCTAAAAAAAATGATCTTTTTCTCTGGCCCCATTTTTTTAGCGAACCTGTTACAAGTTTCTTATCAGCTCGTTGATTCGCTTTGGGTCGGTAATTTGTTAGGAACAAATGCTCTAGGAGCAATCGCTGTTTCTGGAACTGTCGTGTTTACGATTTTATCGTTTATCATTGGGATAAATACGGCTGCCCTTACAGTTTTGTCGCAATATAAAGGGGCTAAAGATGACCAAGGTCTGAGATCATCTCTGAATGCTTTTGTTGTCATTTTAGGTTTAATGACTTTAGCGTTAGGGATCTTTGGTTTTCTCATGTCAGGAAGTATATTACGGTGGATGGGAACACCAGAAGACATTTTACCTTTAGCAACATCCTACTTAAAAATTAACTTTATCGGTATCCTTTTTCTGTTCGGTTATAACTTTATTGCTACTGTTTTAAGAGCGTTAGGTGATAGTAAAACGCCTGTTCGTTTTGTGTTTCTTGCTGTCGTTTTAAATGCCATATTTGATCCTTTATTTATCGCGGGGTTCAATATGGGCATTGATGGAGCAGCATATGCAACAATTGTTTCTCAAGGTACTGCATTTATTTATGGACTGATTTATTCGATAAAAAAGGCAAATGTTCCGTTCTCGATGCCAACATGGCCACAGATGTTTCTATTAAAAAATATTTTTAAACTCGGTCTTCCTTCTGGCTTATCAATGATGGTTATATCAGGTGGCGTTCTTGCAATCATGACAGTCGTGACATCGTTTGGAGAGGAAGTTGTCGCAGGGTTTGGAGCAGCGCAACGACTAGACAGTTTAATTATGCTACCTGCATTAACGTTAGGTTCAGCGATTAACAGTATGGCTGGACAAAACATAGGGGCGAGGTTATGGGATCGCGTAAACGATATAGCGAAAAGCGGGATGCTTCTCATTATCCTTGTCTCGTTTTCCATTGGAGCAATTGTCTTCTTCAGTGCAGAAGCAATGATTTCATTGTTTGTACAAGATGAAGAAACGATTGCTTTTGGGAAAATGTATGTTCAGACGATCGCATTTTTTTATCCGTTTTTAGGGATTAACTTCGTTTTAAATGGTGTTGTACGTGCTGCAGGAGCAATGTTTCAAGTGTTCATTTTAAATACGATTTCTTTTTGGGTCTTACGTTATCCACTCACATACTTATTCGCTTCAATGATGGGAGAACGAGGTATTGCCATTGGAATGGCTGTAAGTTTTGTGATAAGTAGCCTCATTGCCGCAGCTTACTTTTTATTGGGTCGCTGGCGGGAGATTAAAGTGATCGAAGACGGAGAAGAACCACAAAACAACTAG
- a CDS encoding VLRF1 family aeRF1-type release factor: MALSKELEALQQFRCSEGKCVLSVYLNTDRADQDQQKGEWKIRLKNGLKKLEEYLQAAGDDNQLKSYQKMKDKVEKEIHGNQTLLQKGVVIFASEEQDLWSVHYLQVPVETSFHWETTPIVDQLEQIQRDYPKSAVILPNMDEVKVYDVDLGELHESHTYTFNPDTEEWTFKEGLASADRTASGASHVDGFEQRFRENLHRFYKGMATTIERMQSKRKWEKVYLVGEPEMVRSLESQLRIKVSGKVNKNLNNARSSNVIDQVFQ; the protein is encoded by the coding sequence ATGGCTTTATCGAAAGAGTTGGAAGCATTACAGCAGTTCCGATGCAGTGAAGGAAAGTGTGTATTGTCCGTCTATTTAAACACTGATCGTGCCGATCAAGACCAGCAAAAAGGTGAATGGAAGATTCGATTAAAAAATGGTTTGAAAAAGCTTGAAGAATACTTACAGGCTGCAGGAGACGATAATCAGTTAAAGAGCTATCAAAAGATGAAAGATAAAGTAGAAAAAGAAATCCACGGTAATCAGACGTTGTTACAAAAAGGAGTTGTTATTTTCGCTTCTGAAGAGCAGGATTTATGGTCAGTTCACTACTTACAAGTTCCAGTTGAAACAAGTTTTCATTGGGAAACAACGCCAATTGTTGATCAGCTTGAACAAATTCAACGTGACTATCCAAAGAGTGCGGTAATCTTACCGAATATGGATGAAGTGAAAGTGTATGACGTTGACCTAGGAGAGTTACATGAATCGCATACGTACACTTTCAACCCTGACACAGAAGAGTGGACCTTTAAAGAAGGCTTAGCTTCGGCAGACAGGACCGCTTCAGGTGCGAGTCATGTTGATGGTTTTGAACAACGGTTTCGTGAAAACTTACACCGCTTTTATAAAGGAATGGCAACTACAATTGAGAGAATGCAAAGTAAACGAAAATGGGAGAAGGTCTACCTAGTAGGAGAACCTGAAATGGTTCGCTCATTAGAATCACAGCTTCGTATAAAAGTCTCAGGAAAAGTTAATAAAAACTTAAACAATGCTAGGTCTTCTAATGTTATCGATCAAGTGTTTCAATAA
- a CDS encoding OsmC family protein, translating into MKFQMKENGFETIVEYGTLQISGNEEYGYRPYQLMVGSIAVCGGGVLRKVLEKQRMTVSDMTIDADVERNPDEANKITKIHLHYNINGEGLKEAKVEKAVELARKNCPMAQTIIGAVELTESFSII; encoded by the coding sequence ATGAAATTTCAAATGAAAGAAAATGGATTTGAAACAATAGTAGAATATGGAACATTACAAATCTCAGGAAATGAGGAATACGGTTATCGCCCTTACCAATTAATGGTTGGATCTATTGCAGTTTGTGGTGGAGGCGTGTTAAGGAAAGTATTAGAAAAACAACGTATGACTGTATCCGATATGACAATCGACGCTGATGTAGAGCGTAACCCTGATGAAGCGAATAAAATTACGAAGATTCACCTTCATTACAATATTAACGGTGAAGGGCTTAAAGAAGCAAAAGTGGAAAAAGCAGTTGAACTTGCGAGAAAAAATTGCCCGATGGCACAAACAATTATCGGGGCCGTAGAGCTTACAGAAAGCTTTTCGATCATATAA
- a CDS encoding MBL fold metallo-hydrolase — protein sequence MSLLMNQLTKEIYQITIPTPFLVGPVNTYLIKGDVLTLVDTGPKTEEAFHAMKDQLKEINIEIEDIEVVILTHHHPDHIGLLEKFLPKAKVYGHKNLVPWLTRDANFLARTHQFFQSFYKKHGVPKQLIQDIEKANEYYRSFSAKGDVDHVLNEGEPIPGLSGWTTIETPGHAQSHISLLREEDGTLIAGDHLISHISSNAIIEAPYEDGSDRPKTLLQYRDALKKCIDVKVCYSGHGKIINEPRELIESRLIEQEKKAVYFKEMLGYDAMTSFELCKKVYHRLYEKQPGLTLSETLGHLDLLEVNGEVTTENRDGVFYYHICK from the coding sequence ATGAGTCTACTAATGAATCAATTAACGAAAGAAATATATCAAATAACAATACCCACTCCGTTTCTAGTTGGGCCAGTAAATACGTACCTGATAAAAGGAGACGTCCTTACGCTTGTAGATACGGGACCAAAAACAGAAGAAGCATTTCACGCGATGAAGGATCAACTTAAAGAAATTAATATTGAAATTGAGGATATTGAAGTCGTCATATTAACACATCACCATCCGGATCATATCGGATTACTTGAAAAGTTTTTACCGAAAGCAAAAGTTTATGGACATAAAAACTTAGTGCCATGGTTAACGAGAGATGCTAACTTTTTAGCACGGACACATCAATTTTTTCAATCGTTTTATAAAAAGCACGGAGTTCCAAAGCAGCTCATTCAAGACATCGAAAAAGCGAATGAATATTACCGAAGTTTTTCAGCAAAAGGTGATGTCGACCATGTTTTAAATGAAGGAGAACCGATTCCAGGTCTTAGTGGTTGGACGACGATTGAAACACCGGGGCATGCACAAAGCCACATTTCATTATTACGAGAAGAAGATGGAACGTTGATCGCAGGAGATCATTTAATTTCACACATTTCTTCCAATGCAATTATTGAAGCACCATATGAAGATGGAAGCGACAGACCTAAAACATTACTTCAATATCGAGATGCATTGAAAAAATGTATAGACGTGAAAGTTTGCTATTCAGGGCACGGGAAGATCATTAATGAACCAAGAGAATTGATTGAATCGAGACTAATCGAGCAAGAAAAAAAAGCAGTATACTTTAAAGAAATGCTAGGTTATGATGCAATGACAAGCTTTGAGCTATGTAAAAAGGTCTATCATCGTTTATATGAAAAGCAACCTGGATTAACGTTATCGGAAACACTTGGACATTTAGATCTTTTAGAGGTAAATGGAGAAGTAACGACAGAAAACCGTGATGGTGTGTTCTATTATCATATATGCAAGTAA
- the yfkAB gene encoding radical SAM/CxCxxxxC motif protein YfkAB: protein MKTLRPITPSYDPWEAYLDIKEYGEQRLTNVEFTTTNLCNMRCEHCAVGYSLQTKDPDALPLELLLQRLDEIPHLRSLSITGGEPMLSIKSVKNYVVPLLKYAHERGVRTQINSNLTMPIERYERIIPYLDVLHISHNYGSVEDFAEIGFAVMDRKPTFEQRKAYFDRMVENSRYLTKQGVTVSAETMINKRTLPHLEQIHDQIIDMGCQRHEVHPMYPSDFASILSIASLSEIREGIHRLLDHRNPNVWMLFGTLPFYPCNSNEEDQALLARLYNEKNVTVRNDPDGRSRLNVDIFDGTINVTDFHDAKPLGNIQETKLPEAYNRWKESSLAKSIDCHCPAAECLGPNLLVKNAYYKDIDFTKRKAIVTK from the coding sequence ATGAAAACTTTACGACCTATTACACCTTCTTACGATCCGTGGGAAGCTTACTTGGACATAAAAGAATATGGAGAGCAACGTTTAACCAATGTTGAATTTACGACTACGAACTTGTGTAACATGCGATGTGAGCACTGTGCAGTCGGCTATTCATTACAAACGAAAGACCCAGATGCTTTGCCATTAGAGTTACTTTTGCAAAGGTTAGACGAGATTCCTCATTTACGATCATTAAGTATTACCGGTGGTGAACCGATGCTTTCAATAAAATCGGTGAAAAATTACGTCGTCCCTTTGTTAAAGTATGCCCATGAACGTGGTGTCCGCACACAAATTAATTCAAATTTAACAATGCCTATTGAACGATATGAAAGAATTATTCCTTATTTAGATGTATTACACATTTCTCATAACTACGGCAGTGTCGAAGACTTTGCAGAGATTGGTTTTGCCGTTATGGACCGAAAGCCGACATTTGAGCAAAGGAAAGCTTATTTTGATCGCATGGTAGAAAATAGCCGTTATTTAACGAAACAAGGTGTGACAGTTTCTGCTGAAACGATGATCAATAAGCGCACATTACCACACTTAGAACAAATCCATGATCAAATTATCGATATGGGATGTCAGCGTCACGAAGTGCATCCTATGTACCCAAGCGATTTTGCTAGCATTTTGTCGATCGCTTCATTATCAGAAATTAGGGAAGGGATCCACCGTTTACTAGATCATCGTAATCCGAACGTTTGGATGTTGTTTGGTACATTACCGTTTTACCCGTGTAATTCAAATGAAGAAGACCAAGCTTTGCTCGCTCGACTGTACAACGAGAAAAATGTTACAGTTCGAAACGACCCAGACGGTCGTTCAAGGTTAAATGTTGATATTTTTGATGGGACAATTAATGTCACTGACTTTCATGATGCGAAACCTCTAGGGAACATTCAAGAAACAAAGCTACCAGAAGCCTACAATCGTTGGAAAGAGTCCAGTTTGGCAAAAAGTATTGATTGCCATTGTCCTGCAGCTGAATGTCTTGGTCCTAACCTACTTGTTAAAAACGCCTACTACAAAGATATTGATTTCACAAAACGAAAAGCTATTGTTACGAAATAA
- a CDS encoding SE1561 family protein, which translates to MNDIQMGKEEKMSLLHQRMDHLVNMLDSIDPEKAGVEDIDRIIEKLDELEKQCQRYRKEIEAES; encoded by the coding sequence ATGAACGATATACAAATGGGGAAGGAAGAAAAAATGTCCCTTCTTCATCAGCGAATGGATCATCTTGTAAATATGCTTGATTCGATTGACCCTGAAAAAGCAGGCGTTGAAGATATTGATCGTATTATTGAAAAACTTGATGAGTTAGAAAAACAATGTCAGCGATATCGCAAAGAAATCGAAGCGGAATCATAA